CTGCTGCATGTGCAGTTCGAGATGATCCACCCCTTCAGCGACGGGAACGGCCGTACCGGGAGGCTCATCATGAGCCTGTACCTGGTGCAGCGAGGCTATCTGAGCCAGCCGTTGCTCTATCTGAGTGGCTACCTGGAGCGCAACCGGGCGGAGTACTACACGCGGCTGCAGGCAGTAAGTCGTCGCGCCGACTGGCAGGGATGGACTAGCTTCCTGCTCCGAGGCATCGCGGCGCAGGCTCAGCACACCGTGGAGGTGTGCCGCAACCTCATCGCCCTCCGCGACTCGCTGCGGGCGGCCCTGACACAAGCCCGCGTCTCAGCCACGGCGATGAGACTGCTGGATCTGCTGTTCGAGAACCCCTACACGAGTGTCCCGGTGGCCGCCCAGCGTCTGGACGTCACATACCCCACCGCGCAGTTGGCGTTGCGCAGTCTCGAGCGGATGGGCCTCGTGATCGAGTACACCGGGCGACGACGGCGCAATCGCCGCTTCCGCGCCGACGGCATCATCGCGGCGATTCGGGCGGAAGAGGAGCAGGTGCCCGGGGCCCGGGCTGACACGGAGTAATGGCCATGCTATCCACCCCCAAAGGCTTCCGCCTTCACATCGGCCTCTTTGGCCGGCGTAATGTCGGCAAGTCGTCCATCCTCAATGCCCTCACCCGGCAGGATGTCTCCATCGTCTCCGACGTGGCCGGCACGACCACCGACCCCGTCGAGAAGCCCATGGAGCTGCTGCCGCTCGGGCCCGTGCTGTTCATTGACACCGCCGGCATTGACGATGTCGGCGCGCTCGGCGAGATGCGCGTGGCGCGGACGAAGCAGATCTTCGACCGGTGCGACCTCGGCGTCATCATCGTCGGCATGGAGCGCGGCTCTCCAGAGCCGCCTTCGCCGGCCTGCGGCTCTGGAGAGCCGCGGTCCAGTGACTTCGGCCCCTTCGAGGAGGAGATCCTCAAGGAGCTGCAGCAACGCCAGATCCCCGTCATCATCGTGCTCAACAAGGCGGACCTCGGCGCGCCCGACCAGGCCCTGCTGGACCGCTTCAAGGCCGCCAAGATCCCGGTGGTGCAGACCGTCGCGGTGCAGGGCCAGGGCCTCCCCGAGCTGCGCGAGGCGCTCATCAAACACGCGCCCGAGGACTTCATCAACATGCCCTCGATCATGGGCGACCTGCTGCCGGCCGGGGAGTTGGCGGTGCTGGTCGTGCCCATTGATCTGGAGGCCCCCAAAGGCCGGCTGATTCTGCCGCAGGTCAACGCCATCCGCGACGTGCTGGATGTGGACGCCTACTGCATGGTCGTCAAGGAGCGCGAGCTGCGCGACGCGCTGGAGCGCCTCAACCGCCCGCCGGCCATCGTTGTCACCGACAGCCAGGGCTTCCTGAAGGTCGCCGGCGACACCCCGCCCGAGATCCCCATGACCTCGTTCTCGATCCTCTTCGCCCGCTACCGGGGCGATCTGTTCGAGTTCGTGCGGGGCGCGCTGACCATAGACCGCCTCAAGCCCGGCGACCGCATTCTGATCGCCGAGGCCTGCTCGCACCACCCCATTGGCGAGGACATCGGCACCGTCAAGATCCCGCGCTGGCTGACCCAGTACGTCGGCGGCAAGCTGGAGTTCGACAATGTGCAGGGGCACGACTTCCCCGATGACGTGACACCCTATCGGCTCATCGTCCACTGTGGGTCATGCATGTGGAACCGGCGCGAGATGCTGTCGCGCATTCTACGCTGCCGCCAGCAGGGCGTACCGATCACCAACTACGGGGTCACGATCGCGTATAGCCTGGGGATCTTCGAGCGCGCGCTGGGGCCGTTCCCGTCGGCGCTGGAGGAGTACCGCCGCTTCCGGCGGGAGCAGGTGGGGAAGCGGAAGGCGTAGCCGCCCCGACCGGGAGAGCCCGTGTGGCCTACCGCACCAGCACCGCCGCCTCGCCGCTGCGCAACCGCACCGTCGTCACGGCCTCCCCTGGCGTCCCGTCGGCGCTGAGCGGGCGGAGCGGCGCGGGCAGGGGCACCTCCCGGGCCGTGTCATCGCCCCAGTCCCCCGCGAACGGCCGCAGCAGCACCAGCCCGCGCTCGAAGTCGCGCCCGTACACCGAACAGGTGGCGTCCGCCCCCTCCACCAGCGCCAGGTCGTCGAACCAGGCCGTGCCCTTCGTGCCGTAGAGGCGGAAGTTGATGCGGCCATGGGTGCCGGCGCCGGTGGTGAAGCTCACGCTGTGGCGGCGCCAGTCGCTGGTCCCCGTCGCGACGATGAAGCCCCCGCCGGTCATGCCCTCGAAGCCGTATGGGTACACCTGCGCCCCCTGCCCGCCGATCCCCTCGGTCCTGATCCATGCCGACAGCGTGTAGGTCGTCCGGGGCTTGAGGTCCACCCAGAGCTTGCTGAAGTTGTTGATCGTGTCGGAGTCGCTGGCAATCCGCGCCGACTGGCGGCCGCCGTGCCTGACCTGCGAATCCAGCGCCACCGGCTCGACGATCTCCCAGCCGTCGGGCTTGCCGTCGCCGTCGGCGTCCTGCTCGAAGCTACCGTTGGTGAGCACATTGGCGCC
Above is a genomic segment from bacterium containing:
- the hydF gene encoding [FeFe] hydrogenase H-cluster maturation GTPase HydF, producing MLSTPKGFRLHIGLFGRRNVGKSSILNALTRQDVSIVSDVAGTTTDPVEKPMELLPLGPVLFIDTAGIDDVGALGEMRVARTKQIFDRCDLGVIIVGMERGSPEPPSPACGSGEPRSSDFGPFEEEILKELQQRQIPVIIVLNKADLGAPDQALLDRFKAAKIPVVQTVAVQGQGLPELREALIKHAPEDFINMPSIMGDLLPAGELAVLVVPIDLEAPKGRLILPQVNAIRDVLDVDAYCMVVKERELRDALERLNRPPAIVVTDSQGFLKVAGDTPPEIPMTSFSILFARYRGDLFEFVRGALTIDRLKPGDRILIAEACSHHPIGEDIGTVKIPRWLTQYVGGKLEFDNVQGHDFPDDVTPYRLIVHCGSCMWNRREMLSRILRCRQQGVPITNYGVTIAYSLGIFERALGPFPSALEEYRRFRREQVGKRKA